The window TTTATTATTAAGGAGAAACCCGATGTAATCGTAGATATCGTTGATTCCTCCAACTTAGAAAGAAACCTTTACCTTGCCACACAGTTGATGGAATTAGAGATTCCCTTGGTTTTGGCAATGAATATGAACGATATGGCAGAGAAAAAGGGTCAGGATGTGAATTATACAAAACTATCTGATTTGTTGGGGGTAGATATCGTTCCGACCGTCGGCAATAAGAATACAGGCACAAAGGAGCTTCTGGAGACCATTGTTAAGGTGTATGAAGGAAAAGTCAAAACAAAAGGAGTATATATCAACTATGGCCCGGAAATTCGTGAGGAGATGAATAAGTTAGAGCAGATAGTCAAAAAGGATAAAGCATTGATTGAACAATACCCGTGGCGTTGGCTCATTATTAAGATGTTGGAAAACGATTCGTCAGTCTTAAATATTGTCAGCAAATCTTCTATTGCTCAGGAAGCCATAGCCCAAAACGATAATAGCAGGCGTCACTTACAGTTACATTTCGCAGATTCTCCGGAGACCATAATAGCCGATAGACGCTACGGATTTATAAGCGGCGCATGCACTGAAGCATTAAAGCCATCGTCTATAGAAAAACGGCATGATTTATCAGACAGAATAGATACGGTTATCTTAAACAGGATGGTAGGTATTCCTATTTTTGCTCTGGTTATGTATGCCATTTTCAAGTTTACTTTTACTTTTTCCGAACCGGTTGTTGGTTTGTTTGAAACATTCTTTGAAAAGGCTGGAGAATTTGCTGCCAAAGTTATCCCTGAAGGACTAACGCAATCTTTTGTCGTTGACGGACTAATCGGCGGTCTTGGCGGTGTTTTAGGTTTTTTCCCATTGGTACTATTTATGTTCTTTGCCATAGCATTTTTTGAAGACACAGGTTATATGGCACGGGCGGCATTTGTTATGGATAAACTACTGAGTAAGTTTGGCCTTCACGGAAAGTCGTTTTTGCCGATGATGATATCAACAAACGGTTGCGCCGTGCCGGGTATCATGGCATCCCGAACGCTTGATAATAAAAAAGATAGATTAATCACTATGATGGTTACGCCGTTTATGATCTGCGGGGCTAAACTTCCTGTATTTGCTTTGTTCATTGGAGCATTCTTCGCTCCGGAACTTGGGGCTAATATGATGTTCTTGATGTATGCTTTAAGCGTTATGATCGCCTTTGGCTCGGCATGGGTGTTTAAGAAGTTTGTTTTTAAAGGTGAAACCTCGCACTTTGTCATGGAACTTCCGCCTTACCGCGTACCGACAATCCAGGGTTTATTATTAAAAATGTGGGAAAGAGGTTGGCTTTATATAAAAAAGGCCGGGACAATCCTACTCCTGGTTTCCATAATTCTTTGGGCTGGTTTTACTTTCCCGCAGATGGAACCTGAACAAGGGATGAGTGAGGAAGCGGCTGCTTCGGCTCAGATGGAGCAGAGTTATGCTGGTAGAACAGGCAAGTTTGTCGAGCCTGTTGTTAAGCCGTTGGGGTTGGATTGGCGGGGAGGTGTTGCGCTTATGGCAGGAGTTGTGGCAAAAGAGGTTGTAGTGGGCGCTATGGGGACAATCTATAGTTTAGGCGAGGTTGACCCGGAAGAAGCCGAGCCGTTGAGGGAAGCCTTGCAAAAAGATCCGACATGGAATCCATTGAACGCCCTGGCCTTCATGATGTTCTGCCTTATTTATCTGCCTTGTTTTGTCGCGATGGCTGTTTTTTACCGTGAATCAGGTTCTAGCTTAAAATGGACACTATTCTTGGTCTTTTGGACAACGGTTATGGCCTGGGGAGCTTCGTTTATTGTGTATCAGGGTGGAAGATTGTTGGGTTTTGGCGGATAAGATGGAAAAGGTTATTGTGCTGGTAATGGTTTTCATAAGTATAGGGCTTCTTATATGGTATATTGTCAGAACTTTTAAGGATAAAGGTTCATGTTGTGGCTGCGAAAGAGCTAACAATTGTGATAAGGCAAATATAGATGTTGAAAATGAAGATAGATAAAGGTTAGGACGGGTTTAGGAGTAATCATGTCACGTAAAATAGATTTTTCCATAAAAGGGATGACCTGTGAAGATTGTGCCGGGAAACTGGAGGGACACCTTAAGGGACTCGGCGGCATTGAGGAGGCATTAGTAAGCTTCACCCTTAGCAAGGCGGTCATAAAATATAACCCTGAGGTTATTGAACCAGTCACTATAAAACACATCATTTCTTCTTATGGCTATACTGCCACATCTGCTGAAGGCAGCATTGGCGCTGCCTTTGAGCCCAGGCATATAGAGACGGTCCGCGTTGTTGCCGTTGGCCTGTTGCTTGCCTTTGCCTGGATTATGCCGAGGATGCTCCCGATGCCGGCTGTGTTGACCGACTCTGTGACGCTGCTGGCTATCATAGTTGGTGGCTATTCCATTGCTTCAAAGGCGATAAAGGCCCTCCTTCAAAAGAGTCTCAACATTGATCTCCTGGTGATTATTGCGGCCTCAGCGGCTGTTGCCATAGGAGACTATTTAGAGGCCGGGCTGGTCATATTTATTCTCCTTTTGGGGGAGTATCTAGAAGCCATGACTGTTGCCAGAACGGGTAAAGCCATTAAGGGCCTG is drawn from bacterium Unc6 and contains these coding sequences:
- a CDS encoding ferrous iron transport protein B; the protein is MRNKKFTIALAGNPNSGKSTIFNNLTGAHQHVGNYPGVTVEKKEGKLNFQDYEINVVDLPGTYSLSAYSEDEIVARDFIIKEKPDVIVDIVDSSNLERNLYLATQLMELEIPLVLAMNMNDMAEKKGQDVNYTKLSDLLGVDIVPTVGNKNTGTKELLETIVKVYEGKVKTKGVYINYGPEIREEMNKLEQIVKKDKALIEQYPWRWLIIKMLENDSSVLNIVSKSSIAQEAIAQNDNSRRHLQLHFADSPETIIADRRYGFISGACTEALKPSSIEKRHDLSDRIDTVILNRMVGIPIFALVMYAIFKFTFTFSEPVVGLFETFFEKAGEFAAKVIPEGLTQSFVVDGLIGGLGGVLGFFPLVLFMFFAIAFFEDTGYMARAAFVMDKLLSKFGLHGKSFLPMMISTNGCAVPGIMASRTLDNKKDRLITMMVTPFMICGAKLPVFALFIGAFFAPELGANMMFLMYALSVMIAFGSAWVFKKFVFKGETSHFVMELPPYRVPTIQGLLLKMWERGWLYIKKAGTILLLVSIILWAGFTFPQMEPEQGMSEEAAASAQMEQSYAGRTGKFVEPVVKPLGLDWRGGVALMAGVVAKEVVVGAMGTIYSLGEVDPEEAEPLREALQKDPTWNPLNALAFMMFCLIYLPCFVAMAVFYRESGSSLKWTLFLVFWTTVMAWGASFIVYQGGRLLGFGG